The DNA sequence CTAGACGGTATGGAGGCGACTTGAGGCCGAAGGCCTCGGGCTGCAATTGGACGTGGGTTGCCGGTGGCGGGTGAACACTCGCTCCGGTAGAGCCACAGTTGCAGATCAGGAGGCCTCCGGTGAGTTTCAACGGTACGAGTGTTGGGTTGGATGTGCACGCACTTTCGGTGGTTGCGCATGCCGTCGATGAGGAGACAGGCCGTGTCGAGCGGGCACGGTTGTGCCCGGATCACGGTGAGATCGTTGGGTGGTTGGGCCGGTTGCGCGCTCCGGTGCGCGTGGCCTATGAGGCCGGGCCCACCGGATTCGGGTTGGCTCGGGCATTGGCTGATGCCCAGATCGATTGCATGGTCGCGGCGCCGTCGAAGTTGATCCGTCCGCCCGGGGATCGGGTCAAGACCGATGCCCGCGACGCCGCGCATCTGACCCGGTTGCTGCGCCTGGGTGAGATCACCGCGGTTACTGTGCCTGAGCGCGATGTGGAGGCGGCCCGGGATCTGGTGCGGGCCCGTGAGGATGCCCGGGCGGATCTGATGCGGATGCGCCATCGACTGTCCAAACTGCTGCTGCGTCAGGGGCGGGTGTATTCGGGTGGACAGGCCTGGACTGGGGTGCACGAGATCTGGTTGCGACGCCAGCGTTTCGACAACGCTCACACCGCGGCGGCTTTTGATCACCATTTCGGTGCCGTCCTGAATGCCACCGCAG is a window from the Mycobacterium sp. 050128 genome containing:
- a CDS encoding IS110 family transposase; the protein is MSFNGTSVGLDVHALSVVAHAVDEETGRVERARLCPDHGEIVGWLGRLRAPVRVAYEAGPTGFGLARALADAQIDCMVAAPSKLIRPPGDRVKTDARDAAHLTRLLRLGEITAVTVPERDVEAARDLVRAREDARADLMRMRHRLSKLLLRQGRVYSGGQAWTGVHEIWLRRQRFDNAHTAAAFDHHFGAVLNATAARDRLDEQIIEVAALPLFADMVNRLGCLRGISALTGLALTVEIGDWTRFTGASIGAYVGLVPTEFSSGASRVQGSITKAGNAHVRRLLIEAAWHHRASYRNPGPTMRARWAKVDPALKARGHAGNRRLHQQWCRFNERKKNRVVANVAIARELAGWCWSLATLE